The DNA segment TTACGATAAGAAGGATGTACTCCCTTAGAAACAAGTACTTTATTTTTACGAGTAATTCTAGCTGACATAAGAACTGCTTCAGCTAAAGCAGAACCTCCATCTAACATTGAAGCATTAGCAATGTCCATACCTGTTAATTCAGCAATCATACTCTGATACTCATAAATAGCTTCAAGAGTTCCCTGGCTTAATTCTGCCTGATAAGGTGTATAAGCAGTGTAAAACTCTGATCTTGAAACTATATGATCAACTATACTTGGTATATAATGATCATAAGCACCTGCTCCTAAAAATGATGTTTTTTCTTCCAAATTAATATTTTTATCAGCTTTTTCTTTTACTAAATCTAATAATTCTAATTCAGATATTCCGGAAGGCAAATTAAATTCTCTATTAAATCTTACTTCTTCCGGTACTGCTGAAAAGAGTTCTTCAATATTCTCTACTCCAATTTTATTTAACATTTGTTTTCTTTCTTGAGGAGTATTGGAAATATAATCCATTTATTTTCCCTCCCTGACTAATTTAATTTCTATTCATTTTCTACATAATCTTCATATTCTTCGTTATCCATTAGATCATTTAACTCTTCTTCATCATCAAATTCTATTTCTACTAACCAACCATCTCCATAAGGATCTTCATTAATTAATTCAGGATTATCTAATAAATCTTCATTTACTTCAACAATTCTTCCAGTTAAAGGCATGTATACATCGGAAACAGTCTTAACTGACTCAATCACAATAAACTGCTCATCTTTGTCAAATTCATCACCATTGTCAGGTAATTCAACAAAAACAAC comes from the Halanaerobiales bacterium genome and includes:
- the gcvH gene encoding glycine cleavage system protein GcvH → MKIPKDLYYAENHEWVSVDGDTAVVGISDFAQSELGDVVFVELPDNGDEFDKDEQFIVIESVKTVSDVYMPLTGRIVEVNEDLLDNPELINEDPYGDGWLVEIEFDDEEELNDLMDNEEYEDYVENE